A DNA window from Bacteroides cellulosilyticus contains the following coding sequences:
- a CDS encoding NVEALA domain-containing protein, whose translation MKSKVFIFSLFIVVFVVSLWYFKSPQKMDDLMLSNVEALAAIEETVPLRCMGTGTVDCPMGGKVRRVVIGYSLEVPY comes from the coding sequence ATGAAGAGCAAAGTTTTTATTTTCAGTTTATTTATTGTTGTGTTTGTTGTCTCTCTTTGGTACTTTAAATCTCCCCAAAAAATGGATGATTTGATGCTGAGCAATGTGGAAGCATTGGCAGCTATTGAAGAAACGGTTCCTCTTCGTTGCATGGGCACAGGAACTGTAGACTGTCCTATGGGTGGCAAAGTAAGAAGGGTAGTAATCGGCTATAGCCTTGAAGTACCTTATTAA